The following coding sequences are from one Phycisphaeraceae bacterium window:
- a CDS encoding glycosyltransferase family 2 protein: MMLIELVLLVGTLPVVLAILVVAVEGWAGFLLPSGGLADDAEPGTIAVLVPAHNEEAGIEVTLRSMLSELREKDRLLVVADNCTDRTAEIARSAGAEVIERFDEEQRGKGYALAYGIESLGKNPPATLVIADADCVLRAGSLRPLARQAEVSGRPAQAVYLLDPPTDAGIRDRVSVLAFLFKNLVRPRGLARLGLSCPMTGTGMALPWALVGRVSWASGHLVEDMQLGIDLALRGQGARLCEEALVTSAAPSGERASNTQRTRWEHGHLETLVRHAPRLIVRGLLRGRLEPVMAGVDLAVPPLAILCVGWLALTVVLVPLALLLGVGSLAALLLVETGVVLLVTVLVAVVRDGGERVRVRDLLAVPGYVLWKIPLYVRFFIDKQTTWVRTERPQHSDSEKP, encoded by the coding sequence ATGATGCTGATCGAGCTGGTGCTGCTGGTGGGCACGTTGCCCGTGGTGCTGGCGATTCTTGTGGTGGCGGTGGAGGGATGGGCCGGTTTTTTGCTGCCTTCGGGCGGGTTGGCGGATGATGCGGAGCCTGGAACGATTGCGGTGCTGGTGCCCGCTCATAACGAGGAGGCGGGGATCGAGGTGACGTTGCGGTCCATGCTGTCCGAGCTGCGGGAAAAGGATCGCCTGCTGGTGGTGGCGGACAACTGCACCGATCGGACGGCTGAGATCGCGCGGAGTGCGGGCGCCGAGGTGATTGAACGGTTTGATGAAGAGCAGCGAGGTAAGGGTTATGCGTTGGCGTATGGGATCGAGTCGCTGGGGAAGAACCCACCAGCGACGCTGGTAATCGCGGATGCGGATTGTGTGCTGCGAGCTGGATCGCTACGACCCTTGGCGAGGCAGGCGGAGGTGAGTGGTCGGCCGGCGCAAGCGGTGTATTTGTTGGACCCGCCAACCGATGCTGGCATCAGGGACCGGGTGTCGGTGCTGGCATTTTTGTTTAAGAATCTGGTGCGCCCGCGCGGGCTGGCACGGCTTGGATTGTCCTGCCCGATGACGGGGACGGGGATGGCGCTGCCTTGGGCGTTGGTCGGTCGGGTGTCCTGGGCGTCAGGGCATCTGGTGGAGGACATGCAACTCGGGATTGACCTTGCGTTGCGGGGTCAGGGCGCGAGGCTATGCGAAGAGGCACTGGTGACGAGCGCCGCCCCGTCAGGTGAGCGAGCCTCGAACACGCAGCGCACGCGATGGGAGCACGGGCATCTGGAGACGCTGGTGCGTCACGCTCCGCGGCTGATCGTTCGAGGGTTGTTGCGGGGGCGGCTGGAGCCGGTGATGGCGGGGGTTGATCTGGCGGTTCCACCCTTGGCAATACTGTGCGTCGGCTGGCTGGCACTGACGGTGGTGCTGGTTCCATTAGCCTTGCTGCTAGGCGTTGGGAGTTTGGCGGCGCTGCTGCTGGTTGAGACGGGCGTGGTGTTGCTGGTGACGGTGCTGGTCGCGGTGGTCAGGGATGGTGGAGAGCGTGTTCGGGTGCGCGATCTGCTGGCGGTGCCGGGGTATGTGCTGTGGAAGATCCCGCTTTATGTGCGATTTTTTATTGACAAGCAGACCACCTGGGTGCGGACCGAGCGCCCCCAGCATTCTGATTCTGAGAAACCGTGA
- a CDS encoding Gfo/Idh/MocA family oxidoreductase, with translation MSATGSKKLRFALIGAGGIAKRHLDAMKAMSDEVEIVAIADVSTKALVERSKEYGIADSACFTDYEEMLAKIKPDAVSICTPNGLHAPNSIAASKAGAHVIVEKPMAMNASEAKEMIAAAKTTGKSLVIGFQYRFDPRTQYLKRAVDDGMMGDLIFGRVQANRRRGIPNWGVFGRKELQGGGPMIDIGVHMLEQCHYVMGSPKPVAATGMCRTYIGDQPSDKIHAPWGSWDYKTYTVEDLAVGSIRFENGATIHIEATFAAHTEDKMGFEVMGTKGGGTWEDPTIRTDDHGHMLDIKPGWIQKIEFAEFFGVKLRNFVDHVVHGKPSMAPAEHGLMVQQMLDGVYQSAEQGGKEVAID, from the coding sequence ATGTCGGCGACTGGTAGTAAGAAGCTTCGTTTTGCGCTGATCGGTGCCGGCGGCATCGCCAAGCGACATTTGGATGCGATGAAAGCGATGTCGGACGAGGTCGAGATCGTCGCGATCGCCGACGTGAGCACCAAAGCGCTGGTGGAGCGATCAAAAGAGTACGGGATTGCCGACTCGGCTTGCTTCACGGATTACGAGGAGATGCTGGCGAAGATCAAGCCGGACGCGGTGAGCATCTGCACGCCGAATGGTCTGCACGCACCGAACTCGATCGCCGCGAGCAAGGCCGGAGCGCACGTGATTGTCGAGAAGCCGATGGCGATGAACGCCAGCGAGGCTAAGGAGATGATCGCGGCGGCCAAGACCACGGGCAAGAGTCTGGTTATTGGCTTTCAGTACCGCTTCGATCCGCGGACGCAGTATCTCAAGCGTGCGGTGGACGATGGCATGATGGGCGATCTGATTTTCGGTCGCGTCCAGGCGAATCGTCGGCGTGGCATCCCGAACTGGGGTGTGTTCGGTCGCAAGGAGCTGCAGGGTGGCGGGCCGATGATCGACATCGGCGTGCATATGCTCGAGCAGTGTCACTACGTCATGGGCTCGCCCAAGCCAGTCGCCGCCACGGGCATGTGTCGGACCTACATCGGCGATCAGCCCTCGGACAAGATCCACGCGCCGTGGGGGAGTTGGGATTACAAGACCTACACGGTCGAGGACCTGGCGGTGGGGAGCATCCGTTTTGAGAATGGGGCGACGATTCATATTGAAGCGACGTTCGCGGCGCACACCGAAGACAAGATGGGCTTTGAGGTCATGGGCACCAAGGGCGGCGGGACATGGGAAGACCCGACGATCCGGACCGATGACCACGGGCATATGCTCGACATCAAGCCGGGCTGGATCCAGAAGATCGAGTTTGCTGAGTTCTTCGGCGTGAAGCTGCGGAACTTTGTCGATCACGTGGTCCACGGTAAACCGTCCATGGCACCAGCAGAACACGGGCTGATGGTCCAGCAGATGCTCGATGGCGTGTACCAATCCGCTGAACAAGGCGGCAAGGAAGTCGCCATCGACTAA
- a CDS encoding HAD-IIIA family hydrolase, with the protein MRQAGPGWPTRGGQKAVFLDRDGTLIEDADYLGDASRVVLLPGVVAGLRRLRDAGYGLAIVTNQSGVGRGMITEEDVVACQDRLDGLLAEEGIELVASGWSTMAPGTENRRVVEHFMRKPGPGLVIEIARAHGLDTTRSWMIGDAERDLIAGRDGGCCGTILIDTGQKLERDDADLVATERVSSFSAAVDQVLRSAG; encoded by the coding sequence ATGAGACAAGCTGGACCGGGCTGGCCGACACGGGGGGGTCAGAAGGCGGTTTTTCTCGATCGTGACGGAACGCTGATTGAAGATGCGGACTATCTGGGCGATGCGAGCCGGGTGGTGTTGCTGCCTGGGGTGGTGGCGGGGCTCAGGCGGCTGCGTGATGCAGGTTATGGGCTGGCGATCGTGACGAACCAGTCGGGGGTCGGGCGGGGGATGATCACGGAAGAGGATGTGGTCGCTTGTCAGGATCGGCTGGACGGCTTGCTGGCTGAGGAGGGGATCGAGTTGGTGGCGAGCGGGTGGAGCACGATGGCACCGGGGACGGAGAATCGTCGAGTGGTCGAGCACTTCATGCGGAAACCGGGGCCGGGCCTTGTGATCGAGATTGCACGCGCGCACGGCCTGGATACCACGCGGAGCTGGATGATCGGTGATGCTGAGCGAGACCTGATCGCGGGGCGTGATGGCGGGTGTTGCGGGACAATATTGATTGATACGGGTCAGAAGCTCGAGCGCGATGATGCTGATCTGGTCGCGACGGAGCGTGTGTCGTCGTTTTCGGCGGCGGTGGATCAGGTTCTTCGGTCGGCGGGCTAG
- a CDS encoding dipeptide epimerase — MKLRIHTLDLPLRHPFRVAHGVRSTQHNLVVELIDGDHHGFGEAAAIPYYHVTQQSMTATLERLREAIESATWDTPEDLWDQLYPRTDGDRFALAAVDEAAHDLWGKRLGKPVHQLWGLDPTHIPLTDYTIGIDTIPKMVAKMKEFDGWPIYKIKLGTEDDLAIVRELRQHTDATFRIDANTAWTADQTIEYSKSLKALGVEFIEQPLRVDDWDGMVRVRNHSALPVIADESCIIEADVERCAPFYHGVNVKLLKAGGMTPARRMLQKARELGLKTMVGCMTETSVGIAAIAQLLPLLDYVDMDGALLLGEDPAEGPTINQGVVTLPNRPGNGVIWNR; from the coding sequence ATGAAGTTACGGATCCACACCCTCGATCTTCCCCTTCGGCACCCCTTCCGCGTCGCCCATGGCGTCCGATCCACCCAGCACAACCTCGTCGTCGAACTCATCGACGGCGACCACCACGGCTTCGGCGAAGCCGCCGCCATCCCCTACTACCACGTCACCCAGCAGTCCATGACAGCCACCCTCGAACGGCTCCGCGAGGCCATCGAATCCGCCACATGGGACACCCCCGAGGACCTCTGGGACCAGCTCTACCCCCGCACCGATGGCGATCGGTTCGCCCTCGCCGCCGTCGATGAAGCCGCTCACGACCTCTGGGGCAAGAGACTCGGCAAACCCGTCCACCAGCTCTGGGGACTCGATCCGACTCACATCCCCCTCACCGACTACACCATCGGCATCGACACCATCCCCAAGATGGTCGCCAAAATGAAAGAGTTCGACGGCTGGCCGATCTACAAGATCAAGCTCGGCACCGAAGACGACCTCGCCATCGTCCGCGAACTGCGCCAGCACACCGATGCCACCTTCCGCATCGACGCCAACACCGCATGGACCGCCGATCAGACCATCGAGTATTCCAAGTCTCTCAAAGCCCTGGGCGTCGAGTTCATCGAACAACCGCTTCGCGTCGACGACTGGGACGGCATGGTCCGAGTCCGAAACCACTCAGCCCTCCCCGTCATCGCCGATGAGTCCTGCATCATCGAAGCCGATGTCGAACGCTGCGCCCCCTTCTACCATGGCGTCAACGTCAAACTCCTCAAAGCTGGCGGGATGACCCCCGCACGACGCATGCTCCAGAAAGCCCGCGAACTCGGGCTCAAAACCATGGTCGGCTGCATGACAGAAACCTCCGTCGGCATCGCCGCCATCGCTCAACTGCTCCCACTGCTCGACTACGTCGATATGGACGGCGCCCTGCTCCTTGGCGAAGACCCCGCTGAAGGCCCGACCATCAACCAAGGCGTTGTCACCCTCCCCAACCGACCCGGTAATGGCGTCATCTGGAACCGCTAA
- a CDS encoding glycosyltransferase, with amino-acid sequence MRIAYVVNQYPKVSHSFIRREIAALESLGHEVDRYSIRATEGLVDAADLAEAEKTRVLLRGLGPLLAAVTWCKLTRPARWVSASFAAWKLGRRSERGLLRHLVYLMEAARLMADLAQRPVDHVHAHFGTNSAAVAMLARRLGGPTWSFTVHGPEEFDKVPAIGLGMKMEEADAVVAISSFGRSQLMRWMPAGRWDRIAEVHCGLDAMFLETEPTPIPDTPRLVCVGRLCEQKGQLLLLEAVARARSAGRTVALVLAGDGEMREEIERRIDELGLRDVVTITGWVDASRVRQEIETSLALVLPSFAEGLPVVLMEAMALGRPVLSTYVAGIPELVRDPENGVLVPAGDVEALTRGIERLVDTDRTTLTEMGAKGRALVLDRHSAVTEARKLVEVFERCVRATR; translated from the coding sequence GTGCGGATTGCGTACGTGGTCAACCAGTATCCGAAGGTGAGTCACAGCTTTATTCGGCGTGAGATCGCTGCGTTGGAGTCGCTGGGACACGAGGTGGATCGGTACTCGATCCGGGCGACGGAGGGGCTGGTGGATGCGGCTGATCTCGCTGAGGCAGAGAAGACGCGCGTGCTGCTGCGGGGGCTGGGGCCTTTGCTGGCGGCGGTGACCTGGTGCAAGCTAACGCGGCCTGCGAGATGGGTCTCAGCGTCCTTCGCTGCCTGGAAGCTGGGGCGTCGGTCGGAGCGTGGTCTGCTGCGCCATCTGGTATACCTGATGGAGGCGGCGCGGCTGATGGCTGATTTAGCTCAGCGGCCCGTGGATCATGTGCATGCGCACTTCGGGACCAACTCGGCGGCGGTGGCGATGCTGGCTCGGCGGCTTGGCGGGCCGACCTGGAGTTTCACGGTTCACGGGCCTGAGGAGTTCGACAAGGTTCCGGCGATTGGGCTGGGCATGAAGATGGAGGAGGCCGACGCGGTGGTGGCGATCAGCTCGTTTGGGCGGAGTCAGTTGATGCGATGGATGCCCGCTGGGCGGTGGGATCGGATCGCTGAGGTGCACTGCGGGCTGGATGCGATGTTTCTGGAGACCGAGCCGACACCGATTCCGGATACGCCTCGACTGGTCTGCGTCGGGCGGCTGTGTGAACAGAAGGGCCAGTTGCTCCTTCTCGAAGCGGTCGCCCGGGCGCGTTCTGCGGGTCGTACCGTGGCGTTGGTCCTGGCGGGGGACGGTGAGATGCGGGAAGAAATCGAGAGGCGGATTGATGAGTTAGGTCTTCGAGATGTGGTAACGATCACCGGGTGGGTGGATGCGTCGCGGGTCCGGCAGGAGATCGAGACAAGTCTGGCGTTGGTGCTGCCTAGTTTCGCGGAGGGGTTGCCGGTCGTGTTAATGGAGGCGATGGCGCTGGGGCGGCCGGTGCTGAGCACCTATGTCGCGGGGATTCCGGAGCTGGTGCGTGATCCGGAGAACGGCGTGCTGGTTCCGGCGGGTGATGTGGAAGCGCTGACGCGGGGGATTGAGCGACTTGTCGATACCGACAGAACGACGCTGACTGAGATGGGAGCGAAGGGTCGTGCGCTGGTGCTGGATCGTCACTCGGCGGTGACTGAGGCCAGGAAGCTGGTCGAGGTGTTTGAGCGCTGTGTGAGGGCAACGCGATGA
- the cysD gene encoding sulfate adenylyltransferase subunit CysD codes for MTDPAANPPAHLDTYRLTHLRTLEAESIHIIREVVAQFDKPVMLFSIGKDSCVMLHLARKAFAPGKPPFPLLQIDTGWNFQSMYTFRDDYIVAELGLEVLVHINEEGLKQGLSPFTHGSKTFTDVMNLGALRQALDKYRFDAAFGGGRRDEEKARAKERVYSFRDSNHRWDPKNQRPELWNLYNGSVHKGEQIRSFPLSNWTELDIWQYIHLENIKLVPIYFASELPVVEFEGQLIAVDDDRVPPEIAKNATKEWVRFRTLGDYPLSGATRSKANTLPQIIQEMLLATRSEREGRTIDKDPGASMEEKKRQGYY; via the coding sequence GTGACTGATCCCGCAGCCAACCCTCCAGCTCATCTCGACACCTACCGGCTCACGCACCTGCGTACCCTCGAGGCCGAGAGCATCCACATCATCCGCGAGGTCGTCGCCCAGTTCGACAAGCCGGTCATGCTCTTTTCGATCGGCAAAGACTCCTGCGTGATGCTCCACCTCGCCCGCAAGGCGTTCGCTCCGGGCAAGCCTCCCTTCCCGCTGCTCCAGATCGATACCGGCTGGAACTTCCAGTCCATGTACACCTTCCGCGACGACTACATCGTCGCCGAACTCGGCCTCGAAGTCCTGGTCCACATCAACGAAGAAGGCCTCAAGCAGGGGCTAAGCCCCTTCACCCACGGCAGCAAGACATTCACCGACGTGATGAATCTCGGTGCCCTCCGCCAGGCTCTCGACAAGTACCGCTTCGATGCCGCCTTCGGTGGCGGCCGCCGCGATGAGGAAAAAGCCCGCGCCAAGGAGCGCGTCTACTCCTTCCGTGATTCGAACCACCGCTGGGACCCCAAGAACCAGCGGCCCGAACTATGGAATCTCTACAACGGCTCGGTCCACAAGGGCGAACAGATCCGATCCTTCCCCCTGTCCAACTGGACCGAACTCGATATCTGGCAGTACATCCACCTCGAGAACATCAAGCTCGTCCCGATCTACTTCGCCTCCGAGCTGCCCGTTGTCGAGTTTGAAGGGCAGCTCATCGCCGTCGATGACGACCGCGTGCCCCCGGAGATCGCAAAAAACGCAACCAAAGAATGGGTCCGCTTCCGAACCCTCGGAGACTACCCCCTCTCCGGGGCCACCCGCAGCAAAGCCAACACCCTCCCGCAGATCATCCAGGAGATGCTCCTGGCGACCCGCTCAGAACGCGAGGGCCGCACGATCGATAAGGACCCCGGTGCTTCCATGGAAGAGAAGAAACGCCAGGGCTATTACTAA
- the cysN gene encoding sulfate adenylyltransferase subunit CysN produces MTTSDQPSSASSYANAEADSIATDIDAYLRLNERKEMLRFLTCGSVDDGKSTLIGRLLYDSKMVYEDQLAALQVDSDRYGTTDTAFDPALLTDGLRAEREQGITIDVAYRYFSTPKRKFIIADTPGHEQYTRNMATGASNCDLAIILIDARHGVLTQTRRHAFIVSLLGIRHVIVAINKMDLVDFSQETFERIQSDFSDFAARLDIPDIRFVPIDALHGENVVNPSEKTPWYRGATLMHLLETVHIASDRNLVDLRYPVQIVNRPNLNFRGFCGTIASGRVRPGDEVMVLPSRKTSKVREVVTFEGPVDEAFPPMAVTLTLEDEIDCSRGDMIVHPRNLPRTGRTFEAMLVWMTDEPMTPGRGYIIKQTHKLVPGRITELRYRIDVNTLHRHDADNLELNGIGRCRITVDEPICYDPYKVNRTTGSFIVIDRLTNNTVGAGMILEMSTDENDTRAGQQTVIQSPFVVGKKSEIEPAERARQLRHQAFTLWITGLSGSGKAALAYALERRLFDRGCAVHVLDGASTRLGLSRGLGFSPEDRTEHTRRAAEVAHIANDAGLITIASFLSPSAADRTMARDLIGDHRFAEVYLSAPLDYCKQRTGSDFYTKAEKGELHDVAGINAPYEAPRSPDLTLPTHEIDLDTCVDRVISLIDSHGWLNTD; encoded by the coding sequence ATGACCACCAGCGACCAACCATCATCCGCGTCCAGCTACGCCAACGCCGAAGCCGACAGCATCGCCACCGATATCGATGCGTATCTCCGCCTCAACGAGCGCAAGGAGATGCTCCGCTTTCTTACCTGTGGGTCTGTCGATGACGGCAAGTCCACACTCATCGGTCGTCTGCTCTACGACTCGAAGATGGTCTACGAAGACCAGCTCGCCGCGCTTCAGGTCGATTCCGACCGCTACGGCACCACCGACACTGCCTTTGACCCGGCGCTGCTGACCGATGGCCTCCGTGCCGAGCGCGAGCAGGGCATCACCATCGATGTCGCCTACCGCTACTTCTCGACGCCCAAGCGCAAGTTCATCATCGCCGACACCCCGGGTCACGAGCAGTACACCCGCAACATGGCCACCGGTGCCTCCAACTGCGACCTGGCCATCATCCTCATCGATGCACGCCACGGCGTCCTCACCCAGACACGACGCCACGCCTTTATCGTCTCTCTCCTCGGCATCCGACACGTCATCGTCGCGATCAACAAGATGGACCTGGTTGATTTCAGTCAGGAGACCTTCGAACGCATCCAGTCCGATTTCTCCGACTTCGCTGCTCGCCTCGACATCCCCGACATCCGCTTTGTCCCGATCGACGCCCTCCACGGGGAAAACGTGGTCAACCCCTCAGAGAAAACGCCCTGGTACCGCGGCGCGACGCTGATGCACTTGCTCGAAACCGTGCACATCGCCTCGGACCGCAACCTTGTGGACCTCCGCTACCCCGTTCAGATCGTCAACCGCCCCAACCTCAACTTCCGAGGCTTCTGCGGGACCATCGCCTCCGGACGCGTTCGTCCCGGCGACGAGGTGATGGTGCTGCCGTCCCGAAAAACCTCGAAAGTACGCGAGGTGGTGACCTTCGAGGGACCTGTAGACGAAGCCTTCCCGCCCATGGCCGTCACCCTGACCCTCGAGGACGAGATCGACTGCTCCCGTGGCGACATGATCGTCCACCCCCGCAACCTCCCACGCACCGGGCGCACCTTTGAGGCCATGCTGGTCTGGATGACCGACGAGCCGATGACCCCCGGCCGCGGCTACATCATCAAGCAAACTCACAAGCTGGTCCCGGGCCGCATCACCGAACTCCGCTACCGCATCGACGTCAATACCCTGCATCGACACGACGCCGACAACCTCGAACTCAACGGCATCGGACGCTGCCGGATCACCGTCGATGAACCCATCTGCTACGACCCCTACAAGGTCAACCGCACGACCGGCTCGTTCATCGTCATCGACCGCCTGACCAACAACACCGTCGGTGCCGGCATGATCCTCGAGATGTCCACCGACGAGAACGACACCCGCGCCGGTCAGCAGACCGTCATTCAGAGCCCGTTTGTGGTGGGTAAGAAGAGCGAGATCGAGCCCGCCGAGCGTGCCCGCCAGCTCAGGCATCAGGCCTTCACCCTATGGATCACCGGGCTCAGCGGCTCCGGCAAGGCCGCGCTGGCTTACGCCCTCGAACGCCGTCTCTTCGATCGTGGCTGCGCTGTCCACGTCCTCGATGGCGCCAGCACACGCCTGGGTCTGAGTCGCGGACTCGGCTTCTCACCCGAAGACCGCACCGAACACACCCGCCGCGCCGCCGAAGTCGCCCACATCGCCAACGACGCCGGCCTCATCACCATCGCCTCGTTCCTCTCGCCCTCTGCGGCCGACCGCACCATGGCCCGCGACCTCATAGGCGATCACCGCTTCGCCGAGGTCTACCTCTCCGCTCCACTCGACTACTGCAAGCAGCGCACCGGCTCTGATTTCTACACCAAAGCCGAGAAGGGCGAACTCCACGATGTCGCTGGCATCAACGCGCCCTACGAAGCTCCCCGAAGCCCTGACCTCACGCTACCTACCCACGAAATCGATCTCGACACCTGCGTCGATCGCGTCATCAGCCTGATCGACTCCCACGGCTGGCTCAACACAGATTAA
- a CDS encoding 3'(2'),5'-bisphosphate nucleotidase codes for MSLSESDEVLLVAVEAAALAAEACRRVQARRVTPGTLEKRDKSPVTVADFASQALVCRHLASHAEVTAVVGEESADALRGDDEARTRSAVTEEVGASLGENCSEDEVLGWIERGSSAIEPGKGSYWTLDPIDGTKGFLRREQYAVALALIVEGKVELGVLACPNLEMPDSPGAGTLLAARRGSGVTRFALGADGSLEARDLRVIEGGPLRFCESVESAHSDQSQSAAIAERVGITEPPYRIDSQAKYAALASGLASIYLRMPTRPGYREKIWDHAAGSIVVEEAGGVVTDVSGQPLDFSLGRELTRNRGIAASVGFDHARIIEAIGAVATLPEE; via the coding sequence TTGAGTCTATCGGAATCAGATGAGGTGTTGCTGGTGGCGGTTGAGGCGGCTGCGCTGGCGGCGGAGGCGTGCCGGCGGGTGCAGGCCCGGCGGGTGACGCCTGGGACACTGGAGAAGCGGGATAAGAGCCCGGTCACGGTCGCTGATTTCGCCTCACAGGCCCTGGTTTGCCGTCATCTGGCCAGCCATGCGGAAGTGACCGCAGTGGTCGGGGAGGAGTCGGCTGATGCCCTGCGGGGGGATGACGAGGCCCGGACCCGGTCCGCGGTGACCGAGGAGGTCGGGGCGTCACTGGGAGAAAACTGCTCGGAAGACGAGGTGCTGGGCTGGATCGAGCGGGGGTCTTCCGCGATCGAGCCCGGCAAGGGCTCTTATTGGACGCTGGACCCGATCGACGGGACCAAGGGCTTTCTTAGACGCGAGCAGTATGCGGTCGCCCTAGCGCTGATTGTGGAAGGGAAAGTGGAACTCGGCGTCCTGGCCTGCCCGAATCTGGAGATGCCCGACAGCCCGGGGGCTGGGACGCTGCTCGCGGCACGACGCGGGTCTGGTGTTACCCGGTTTGCACTTGGAGCGGACGGGTCGCTGGAAGCCAGAGACCTGCGGGTCATCGAGGGTGGGCCGCTGCGGTTCTGCGAGTCGGTCGAGTCGGCCCACAGCGATCAGAGCCAGTCGGCGGCGATCGCTGAGCGTGTCGGGATCACCGAGCCTCCCTACCGGATCGACAGCCAGGCGAAGTACGCGGCGCTGGCCTCGGGGCTGGCGTCGATCTACCTGCGGATGCCGACGCGCCCTGGGTATCGAGAAAAAATCTGGGACCACGCGGCGGGCTCGATCGTGGTCGAGGAGGCAGGCGGGGTCGTAACCGATGTCTCCGGACAACCGCTGGATTTCAGCCTCGGTCGCGAGCTAACCCGAAATCGGGGCATCGCGGCGAGTGTCGGTTTTGACCATGCTCGGATCATCGAAGCGATTGGTGCGGTGGCGACGCTGCCGGAGGAATAG
- a CDS encoding MotA/TolQ/ExbB proton channel family protein: MPHSTALLLAQAEAEASESGVMMFFVTDDAFGQVILIALWLMSFFGVALAFWSWMNARKELQLPRNLDGLLMEPARRGDTRESRAAAESLRGVFGRLARAVTAVPTGDAARHAADEAAGIEWQRLTKPVELIALMGQVAPMVGLFGTVYGMIRAFVALVDSGVSGGGDLKLAAGISTALVTTFWGLVVAIPASIIAQLILAWIEQKLSEALSQAQKLASILQANDPATPR; encoded by the coding sequence ATGCCCCACTCAACAGCCTTGCTCCTGGCCCAGGCCGAAGCCGAGGCGTCCGAATCAGGCGTCATGATGTTCTTCGTCACCGACGACGCCTTCGGACAAGTCATCCTCATCGCCCTCTGGCTCATGTCGTTCTTTGGTGTCGCCCTGGCCTTCTGGTCATGGATGAACGCCCGCAAGGAGCTCCAACTCCCCAGAAATCTCGATGGCCTGCTGATGGAACCCGCCCGCCGGGGTGACACCCGTGAGTCGCGCGCCGCAGCGGAAAGCCTCCGCGGGGTCTTTGGACGACTCGCCCGTGCCGTCACCGCCGTGCCCACCGGCGACGCGGCCCGGCACGCCGCTGACGAAGCCGCCGGCATCGAATGGCAACGCCTGACCAAGCCCGTCGAGCTCATCGCGCTCATGGGGCAGGTCGCCCCGATGGTCGGGCTGTTCGGCACCGTTTACGGCATGATCCGAGCCTTTGTCGCCCTCGTGGACTCCGGCGTCTCCGGCGGCGGCGACCTCAAACTCGCCGCGGGCATCTCCACCGCCCTGGTCACCACCTTCTGGGGACTGGTTGTGGCCATCCCGGCCTCGATCATCGCCCAGCTCATCCTCGCCTGGATCGAGCAGAAGCTCTCCGAAGCCCTCTCGCAAGCCCAGAAACTCGCATCCATTCTCCAGGCCAACGACCCCGCTACGCCCCGCTGA
- a CDS encoding glycosyltransferase → MTTAEAVGVVVIGRNEGERLQRCLLSLKGSGITRLVYVDSGSTDGSVTLARSMRFEVHELDTSAGFTMARGRNAGFAALLERYPDLRYVQFVDGDCEVESGWIEKGRACLDAKPRVGAVAGRRRERHPEASVYNLLADIEWDQPVGLVKATGGDVMMRVEAFREGGGFNGAMIAGEEAEMFIRVRARGWRVCRLGESMTLHDAAMTRLGQWWRRTRRTGHAYAEGFALHGGAPEFHHRREVLRTLLWAGLMPLLFMVSAGLGLLVSAWWWLMAAGVALLHVVMFVKIGLGCQDDRGRPQWWYAWFIVLGKYPELLGILTYVVNRVRGKTTPLIEYHRPPAGVN, encoded by the coding sequence GTGACAACGGCCGAGGCTGTTGGGGTGGTGGTGATCGGTCGAAACGAGGGCGAGCGGCTCCAACGCTGTCTGTTGTCGTTGAAGGGCTCGGGGATCACGCGGCTGGTGTATGTGGATTCGGGATCGACGGATGGTTCGGTGACTCTTGCGCGATCGATGCGTTTTGAGGTTCACGAGCTGGACACGTCGGCGGGGTTTACCATGGCGCGGGGGCGGAACGCGGGATTTGCTGCGTTGCTGGAGCGTTATCCGGATTTGCGCTATGTGCAGTTCGTTGATGGGGATTGCGAGGTCGAATCGGGCTGGATCGAGAAGGGGCGAGCGTGCCTGGATGCTAAGCCGCGGGTGGGGGCCGTGGCGGGGCGTCGACGGGAGCGGCATCCTGAAGCGTCGGTCTACAACCTGCTGGCGGATATCGAGTGGGATCAGCCGGTTGGGCTGGTGAAGGCGACGGGCGGGGACGTGATGATGCGGGTGGAGGCGTTTCGGGAGGGTGGCGGGTTCAACGGGGCGATGATCGCGGGGGAAGAGGCGGAGATGTTCATCCGTGTGCGAGCCAGAGGTTGGCGGGTTTGTCGACTGGGTGAGTCAATGACGCTGCACGATGCGGCGATGACTCGGTTGGGTCAGTGGTGGCGGCGGACGCGGCGGACGGGCCATGCCTACGCGGAGGGCTTTGCGCTGCATGGCGGGGCGCCGGAGTTTCATCACCGGCGGGAGGTCCTGAGGACTCTGCTGTGGGCGGGGTTGATGCCGTTGTTGTTCATGGTTTCTGCGGGGCTCGGGCTGCTGGTCTCGGCGTGGTGGTGGCTTATGGCTGCGGGGGTTGCGCTGCTGCATGTCGTGATGTTTGTGAAGATCGGGTTGGGTTGTCAGGATGATCGCGGGCGGCCGCAGTGGTGGTACGCATGGTTTATCGTGCTGGGAAAATATCCTGAGTTACTAGGGATCCTGACGTATGTTGTGAACCGTGTGCGGGGCAAGACGACGCCTCTGATCGAGTATCACCGCCCGCCGGCAGGAGTGAACTGA